The Polycladomyces subterraneus genome includes a window with the following:
- a CDS encoding FecCD family ABC transporter permease, translating to MMRSKKACWLAGLAGLLILTVAVAVSVGSTPIPLTDVWRILGRVLPGVGSMIQPPGDPSVETIVRSIRLPRVLLSVLVGASLAMAGVVYQALLRNPLADPYILGVSSGAALGAVIALLTGWGAAWLGGWNVPAFAFIFAMLALLAVLQLARVGSQMRPETLILSGVVVQAFFGAVLTFCIALSEEQLQQIQSWLMGSFALREWEHVAVVVPFLAIGIVVCWWFSRELNLFALGDRAAGHLGVSVGMVRGLLLVTASLVTAAAVSVSGTIGFVGLVVPHVMRILCGPDHRWLIPLSLLAGGVFLTGADLLARVVLAPRELPIGVVTAFVGAPFFAWLLRNHLRSRRGEGSSC from the coding sequence ATGATGCGGAGCAAGAAAGCGTGTTGGTTAGCGGGTTTGGCAGGACTGCTGATTTTGACGGTGGCCGTAGCTGTGTCCGTAGGCAGTACGCCGATCCCGCTGACAGATGTATGGCGGATTCTGGGTCGGGTGTTGCCTGGAGTTGGTTCGATGATTCAGCCACCGGGTGACCCGTCTGTCGAGACGATCGTGCGATCCATTCGGTTGCCGCGGGTTTTGCTGTCCGTACTGGTCGGGGCATCGCTCGCCATGGCGGGTGTTGTCTATCAGGCGTTGTTGCGTAACCCGTTGGCCGATCCGTACATTCTCGGTGTCTCGTCCGGAGCAGCCCTCGGAGCGGTCATTGCGCTGTTGACCGGATGGGGGGCAGCCTGGCTGGGTGGTTGGAACGTACCCGCATTCGCATTTATCTTCGCAATGTTGGCATTGCTGGCCGTATTGCAATTGGCCAGGGTCGGTTCACAGATGCGGCCGGAGACGCTCATCCTGTCCGGTGTGGTCGTACAGGCGTTTTTCGGTGCGGTACTGACGTTTTGCATCGCGTTGTCCGAAGAGCAGCTGCAACAGATCCAGAGCTGGCTGATGGGCAGTTTCGCACTGCGGGAATGGGAACACGTCGCCGTGGTGGTTCCGTTTCTGGCTATCGGTATCGTGGTGTGCTGGTGGTTTAGCCGGGAGTTGAACCTGTTTGCGTTGGGTGATCGGGCAGCGGGGCATCTCGGCGTGTCGGTCGGGATGGTGCGCGGACTGTTGTTGGTGACGGCATCACTGGTCACCGCCGCAGCCGTGTCCGTATCGGGAACGATCGGGTTTGTCGGGTTGGTTGTTCCACATGTGATGCGCATATTGTGCGGTCCCGATCATCGTTGGCTGATTCCGTTGTCCCTGTTGGCAGGTGGGGTCTTTCTGACGGGAGCTGATCTGTTGGCCCGGGTGGTGTTGGCGCCTCGTGAATTGCCGATTGGGGTGGTGACTGCGTTTGTCGGTGCACCGTTTTTCGCATGGTTGTTGAGAAACCATCTCCGTTCCCGCAGAGGGGAGGGATCGTCATGTTAG
- a CDS encoding cob(I)yrinic acid a,c-diamide adenosyltransferase — MRIYTRTGDEGKTGVIGGRVDKDDIRVEAYGTIDELNAFVGEAIARMNPEKHADMIRDLTEIQHELFDAGGDLAQVGKKRQYKVTADMVNRLEEWIDRYMAEAPEIQRFILPGGSPVSAALHLCRVLSRRAERRVVTLCREQDTNDEVRRYLNRLSDFFFAIARAANVRDGVSDVEYKRGGQVFR, encoded by the coding sequence ATGCGCATTTATACCCGTACCGGGGATGAAGGAAAAACCGGTGTCATTGGCGGACGGGTGGACAAGGACGATATCCGCGTCGAAGCGTACGGTACGATTGATGAGTTGAATGCGTTTGTCGGTGAGGCGATCGCCCGGATGAACCCGGAGAAACACGCGGACATGATCCGCGATTTGACCGAGATTCAGCACGAACTGTTCGATGCCGGTGGTGATTTGGCGCAGGTGGGGAAAAAGCGGCAGTATAAAGTGACTGCCGACATGGTGAACCGTTTGGAGGAATGGATTGACCGCTACATGGCGGAAGCGCCCGAAATTCAACGGTTTATCCTGCCTGGTGGATCTCCCGTTTCCGCAGCGCTTCATCTGTGCCGCGTGCTGTCTCGTCGAGCCGAGCGCCGTGTGGTGACACTGTGCCGCGAGCAGGATACCAACGACGAGGTACGCCGTTATTTGAACCGCCTTTCCGACTTTTTCTTCGCCATCGCCCGTGCGGCCAATGTGAGAGACGGTGTGTCCGATGTGGAGTACAAACGGGGCGGACAAGTGTTTCGATAA
- a CDS encoding heme ABC transporter ATP-binding protein, translated as MLAARKVGKHYGERSVLSEVSLNVGPGEMVGIIGPNGSGKTTLLRLLSGEERPDTGTVMWEDRPLADWPVKERARRIALLPQEGLPPLDFTVEEVVMMGRHPHQGWWPWMTEQDRALVEEILADTELLSHRWRPVAVLSGGERQRVAIAQAMAQQPQLLLLDEPTTYLDVRHQLSLLDRIVRWKRKDGLSVVIVLHDLNLAAQFCDRLLLLKNGRVIREGTPEQVIQASVIRDAYGIDPVMVRHPSAGVPQVLL; from the coding sequence ATGTTAGCAGCACGAAAGGTGGGCAAACACTACGGCGAACGCAGCGTGCTGTCCGAAGTAAGCTTGAATGTAGGCCCTGGTGAGATGGTGGGCATCATCGGGCCCAATGGCTCAGGCAAAACCACGTTACTCCGGCTGTTGTCCGGTGAGGAACGCCCCGATACGGGTACAGTGATGTGGGAAGACCGTCCGCTTGCAGATTGGCCGGTCAAGGAACGGGCGCGCCGAATCGCTCTGCTCCCCCAGGAAGGGTTACCCCCGCTTGATTTCACCGTGGAAGAAGTGGTGATGATGGGCCGTCACCCTCACCAGGGTTGGTGGCCGTGGATGACGGAACAGGATCGTGCACTGGTAGAGGAAATATTGGCCGATACGGAATTGCTGTCGCACCGGTGGCGACCCGTCGCAGTATTGAGCGGTGGCGAGCGACAACGGGTGGCGATTGCGCAGGCGATGGCGCAACAGCCCCAGTTGTTGTTGCTGGATGAGCCCACAACCTATCTGGATGTACGGCATCAGTTGAGCTTGCTCGACCGGATCGTGCGGTGGAAACGGAAAGATGGGTTGTCCGTCGTCATTGTGTTACATGATTTGAATTTGGCGGCGCAATTCTGTGACCGGTTGTTGTTGCTGAAAAATGGTCGGGTGATTCGGGAAGGGACACCGGAACAGGTGATCCAGGCGTCAGTGATCCGCGATGCGTACGGCATCGATCCGGTGATGGTACGCCATCCGTCTGCCGGCGTGCCGCAGGTATTGCTGTAG